One Tunturibacter gelidoferens genomic region harbors:
- a CDS encoding dienelactone hydrolase family protein: MRRPALHLLALALLLPLTSTIQAQDWAKTRLEASPRHHEYVPLKHGDRTVQAFVVYPEVKTKAPVVILIHEIFGLSDWAKEMADELAAQGFIVIAPDLLTGFGPNGGGSDAFPNQDATVKAISGLDPAVVTADLDAAADYGKKLPAANGKIAVTGFCWGGGNSFAFAAHRKDLSAAFVFYGPGPSDVTTITAPVYGFYAGNDARIGATIPATTDAMKAAGKKYEPITYAGAGHGFMRAGEDPGNTVPGNKTAREQAFTRLVTLIKEMKAAPVASNANHNKTVAQKAQPAISCHTNTKVAKASPTNQPTETAAIM, from the coding sequence ATGCGCCGACCTGCTCTGCACCTCCTAGCCCTTGCTCTGCTCCTCCCCCTCACATCTACGATCCAAGCGCAGGACTGGGCCAAGACCCGCCTCGAAGCCTCGCCCCGCCACCACGAATATGTTCCTCTCAAGCATGGCGACCGCACCGTTCAGGCCTTTGTCGTCTACCCAGAGGTAAAGACAAAGGCCCCCGTCGTCATTCTCATCCACGAGATTTTCGGCCTCAGCGACTGGGCTAAAGAGATGGCCGACGAGCTAGCCGCCCAGGGCTTCATCGTCATCGCTCCCGATCTGCTTACCGGCTTCGGCCCAAATGGCGGCGGCTCCGACGCCTTCCCCAATCAGGACGCCACCGTCAAAGCCATCTCCGGCCTCGATCCCGCCGTCGTCACCGCCGACCTCGACGCCGCAGCGGACTACGGCAAGAAGCTACCGGCGGCCAACGGCAAGATCGCTGTGACGGGCTTCTGCTGGGGAGGTGGTAACTCCTTCGCCTTCGCCGCTCACCGCAAAGATCTCTCCGCCGCCTTCGTCTTCTACGGCCCCGGCCCCTCGGACGTCACCACGATCACCGCTCCCGTCTACGGCTTCTACGCCGGCAATGATGCCCGCATCGGCGCAACCATCCCCGCTACCACCGATGCTATGAAGGCCGCCGGCAAGAAGTACGAGCCCATCACCTACGCCGGCGCAGGCCACGGCTTCATGCGCGCCGGCGAAGACCCAGGCAACACAGTCCCCGGAAACAAAACCGCACGCGAACAAGCCTTCACCCGTCTCGTAACTCTGATTAAGGAGATGAAGGCGGCCCCGGTTGCCAGCAACGCAAATCACAATAAGACCGTAGCGCAAAAAGCACAGCCCGCCATCTCCTGCCACACCAACACGAAAGTTGCGAAAGCCAGTCCAACAAACCAACCCACAGAGACAGCTGCAATAATGTAA
- a CDS encoding NAD-dependent epimerase/dehydratase family protein, with protein sequence MKFLVTGSAGHLGEALVRTLHSLDHEVVGLDILKSPFTTHIGSISERSLVTHCMKEVQVVFHAATLHKPHIATHSRQEFVDTNITGTLNLLEAAVSAGVKSFVHTSTTSVFGDALVPPSGHPAAWITEDVTPVPKNIYGATKAAAEDLCQLFHRNQNLPCIVLRTSRFFPEEDDNQEVREAFSDLNSKANEYLYRRVDIEDVVSAHLLAAERAPDLGFRRYIVSATTPFHRDDLEQLRHDAPGVVRKRVPDYEVKYSHRGWKMFPGIERVYVNERPRDELRWLPQYDFTSVINSLNAGVDFRSPLARAVGAKGYHNEVFSQGPYPVDDGSIKA encoded by the coding sequence GGCAGTGCAGGTCACCTGGGTGAGGCTTTAGTTCGAACTCTGCACAGCTTGGATCATGAAGTTGTGGGACTGGATATTTTGAAATCTCCCTTTACGACTCACATCGGCTCGATATCGGAGCGGTCTCTCGTAACGCACTGCATGAAAGAGGTCCAGGTGGTCTTCCACGCTGCCACGCTGCACAAGCCACACATTGCCACACATAGCCGACAGGAGTTTGTCGACACCAACATCACCGGCACGCTCAATCTGCTGGAAGCCGCTGTCTCCGCAGGCGTGAAGTCTTTTGTCCACACAAGCACAACCAGTGTGTTTGGCGACGCTCTTGTGCCCCCTTCGGGACATCCTGCGGCATGGATCACCGAAGATGTAACGCCGGTTCCCAAGAATATCTACGGCGCGACCAAGGCAGCCGCCGAGGATCTCTGTCAGTTATTCCATCGCAATCAAAATCTCCCATGCATCGTGCTCAGGACGTCTCGATTCTTTCCTGAGGAGGACGACAACCAGGAAGTGCGCGAAGCTTTTTCGGATCTGAATTCAAAGGCGAACGAGTACCTCTACCGGCGTGTTGATATCGAAGACGTCGTGAGCGCACATTTGCTGGCTGCAGAACGCGCGCCAGATCTTGGTTTCCGAAGATATATTGTCAGCGCAACAACCCCATTCCACCGCGACGATCTAGAACAGCTACGACACGATGCACCCGGAGTCGTGCGGAAGCGGGTTCCGGACTACGAGGTCAAATACAGTCATCGGGGCTGGAAGATGTTTCCCGGTATCGAACGGGTTTATGTGAACGAACGTCCCCGCGACGAACTGAGATGGTTGCCGCAATATGACTTCACCTCTGTCATAAATAGTCTCAACGCGGGGGTTGATTTTCGAAGTCCTCTCGCAAGAGCGGTTGGAGCCAAGGGCTATCACAACGAAGTATTTTCTCAGGGACCATATCCTGTGGACGACGGATCCATCAAAGCCTGA